From a region of the Osmia lignaria lignaria isolate PbOS001 chromosome 10, iyOsmLign1, whole genome shotgun sequence genome:
- the Kr gene encoding krueppel isoform X1, giving the protein MALSYLQEAQINAGLLTGQHLDMKQEPEKQPVSPPLNNNTSQVMFPGMGSTTAGLSMLTPQQLLAASRAAALMAAGIPVSLHATLAASPSLYGHHQTLFEGWAPPTASSPPSPLHHSPGPVSPALSTKSTSRRANNAVTNNNNNNNNVVTSSRDRISKKGQTTKRKAQKSKADSVQVSVEGGADPLSPPTSISPEAGKDGRDKVFTCGVCSRSFGYKHVLQNHERTHTGEKPFECPECHKRFTRDHHLKTHMRLHTGEKPYHCSHCDRQFVQVANLRRHLRVHTGERPYACELCAAKFSDSNQLKAHLLIHKGEKPFECEHCRMRFRRRHHLMHHKCGTAMNASGQIPRSQVTSPSLASDYLDEDIDIDIDVEMEESEATPLVTRKSNNPVRPAHRRLPSPVVSASMPMPLNLSGIPVDLPEQTEPEDLSMSTDTHRPHSNSSNGSTMSRGNDRHTIS; this is encoded by the exons GACTCTTAACTGGCCAGCACCTCGACATGAAGCAAGAACCCGAGAAACAGCCGGTCTCACCGCCTTTAAACAACAACACGTCCCAAGTAATGTTTCCCGGGATGGGCAGTACCACGGCGGGCCTGTCTATGCTCACCCCGCAGCAACTGCTAGCAGCTAGCAGAGCAGCGGCCTTGATGGCCGCAGGAATTCCTGTGTCGTTGCACGCAACACTGGCGGCGAGCCCGTCGCTTTACGGGCATCATCAGACTCTGTTCGAGGGTTGGGCGCCACCCACGGCATCATCGCCACCCTCGCCCCTTCATCATTCACCCGGGCCAGTGTCGCCCGCTCTTAGCACAAAGTCCACTTCGCGACGAGCGAACAACGCTGTGaccaataacaataacaataacaataacgtgGTGACCAGCAGCAGAGATAGAATCTCGAAGAAAGGTCAGACGACCAAGAGGAAGGCACAGAAATCGAAGGCGGACAGCGTGCAAGTGTCGGTCGAGGGTGGTGCGGATCCTCTCAGTCCACCCACGTCGATCAGCCCCGAAGCGGGCAAAGACGGAAGGGATAAGGTGTTCACCTGTGGAGTGTGTTCGAGATCGTTCGGCTACAAGCACGTGTTACAGAATCACGAACGCACTCACACGGGGGAGAAACCATTCGAGTGTCCGGAATGTCATAAAAG ATTCACTCGGGACCATCATTTGAAGACTCACATGCGATTGCACACCGGTGAGAAACCTTATCACTGCAGCCACTGCGATCGTCAGTTCGTACAGGTAGCGAACCTCCGTCGCCATTTGCGCGTCCACACCGGCGAACGTCCTTACGCTTGCGAACTGTGCGCGGCTAAATTCAGCGATTCCAATCAGCTGAAGGCTCATCTGTTGATACACAAAGGGGAGAAACCGTTCGAGTGCGAACATTGTCGTATGCGCTTCAGACGGAGGCACCACCTGATGCATCACAAGTGCGGCACCGCTATGAACGCCTCCGGACAAATTCCTAGATCGCAAGTCACCTCGCCGTCGTTGGCGAGCGATTACCTGGACGAGGATATCGACATCGATATCGACGTGGAAATGGAGGAATCCGAAGCTACGCCTCTGGTCACTAGAAAATCAAACAATCCGGTCAGACCGGCCCATCGCAGACTACCGAGTCCAGTCGTTAGCGCCTCGATGCCGATGCCGTTGAATCTATCCGGTATCCCCGTCGATCTGCCGGAACAAACGGAACCGGAAGATCTATCCATGTCCACGGACACGCACAGGCCGCACTCGAACAGCAGCAACGGCTCGACGATGAGCCGCGGCAACGATCGGCATACGATTTCGTAG
- the Kr gene encoding krueppel isoform X2: MKQEPEKQPVSPPLNNNTSQVMFPGMGSTTAGLSMLTPQQLLAASRAAALMAAGIPVSLHATLAASPSLYGHHQTLFEGWAPPTASSPPSPLHHSPGPVSPALSTKSTSRRANNAVTNNNNNNNNVVTSSRDRISKKGQTTKRKAQKSKADSVQVSVEGGADPLSPPTSISPEAGKDGRDKVFTCGVCSRSFGYKHVLQNHERTHTGEKPFECPECHKRFTRDHHLKTHMRLHTGEKPYHCSHCDRQFVQVANLRRHLRVHTGERPYACELCAAKFSDSNQLKAHLLIHKGEKPFECEHCRMRFRRRHHLMHHKCGTAMNASGQIPRSQVTSPSLASDYLDEDIDIDIDVEMEESEATPLVTRKSNNPVRPAHRRLPSPVVSASMPMPLNLSGIPVDLPEQTEPEDLSMSTDTHRPHSNSSNGSTMSRGNDRHTIS; this comes from the exons ATGAAGCAAGAACCCGAGAAACAGCCGGTCTCACCGCCTTTAAACAACAACACGTCCCAAGTAATGTTTCCCGGGATGGGCAGTACCACGGCGGGCCTGTCTATGCTCACCCCGCAGCAACTGCTAGCAGCTAGCAGAGCAGCGGCCTTGATGGCCGCAGGAATTCCTGTGTCGTTGCACGCAACACTGGCGGCGAGCCCGTCGCTTTACGGGCATCATCAGACTCTGTTCGAGGGTTGGGCGCCACCCACGGCATCATCGCCACCCTCGCCCCTTCATCATTCACCCGGGCCAGTGTCGCCCGCTCTTAGCACAAAGTCCACTTCGCGACGAGCGAACAACGCTGTGaccaataacaataacaataacaataacgtgGTGACCAGCAGCAGAGATAGAATCTCGAAGAAAGGTCAGACGACCAAGAGGAAGGCACAGAAATCGAAGGCGGACAGCGTGCAAGTGTCGGTCGAGGGTGGTGCGGATCCTCTCAGTCCACCCACGTCGATCAGCCCCGAAGCGGGCAAAGACGGAAGGGATAAGGTGTTCACCTGTGGAGTGTGTTCGAGATCGTTCGGCTACAAGCACGTGTTACAGAATCACGAACGCACTCACACGGGGGAGAAACCATTCGAGTGTCCGGAATGTCATAAAAG ATTCACTCGGGACCATCATTTGAAGACTCACATGCGATTGCACACCGGTGAGAAACCTTATCACTGCAGCCACTGCGATCGTCAGTTCGTACAGGTAGCGAACCTCCGTCGCCATTTGCGCGTCCACACCGGCGAACGTCCTTACGCTTGCGAACTGTGCGCGGCTAAATTCAGCGATTCCAATCAGCTGAAGGCTCATCTGTTGATACACAAAGGGGAGAAACCGTTCGAGTGCGAACATTGTCGTATGCGCTTCAGACGGAGGCACCACCTGATGCATCACAAGTGCGGCACCGCTATGAACGCCTCCGGACAAATTCCTAGATCGCAAGTCACCTCGCCGTCGTTGGCGAGCGATTACCTGGACGAGGATATCGACATCGATATCGACGTGGAAATGGAGGAATCCGAAGCTACGCCTCTGGTCACTAGAAAATCAAACAATCCGGTCAGACCGGCCCATCGCAGACTACCGAGTCCAGTCGTTAGCGCCTCGATGCCGATGCCGTTGAATCTATCCGGTATCCCCGTCGATCTGCCGGAACAAACGGAACCGGAAGATCTATCCATGTCCACGGACACGCACAGGCCGCACTCGAACAGCAGCAACGGCTCGACGATGAGCCGCGGCAACGATCGGCATACGATTTCGTAG